The Pyrus communis chromosome 12, drPyrComm1.1, whole genome shotgun sequence genomic sequence GTTAGTTAAGACATCGGCCACACCGTTTTCCTCACGAAATATATGGGAAACAAAAAACTGCATATGCCTAATCTGCCATAGACAGTTGCTTCAATCAACACGCAAATACCAAGGAATAGTAGAACTAGAGAGTTTAAGTAGTGAATCACAATAGTTGAGTCCGTCTCCAACCAAATGTGATGCCATTCAAGCACCCAAGCAACTCGAATAGCCTGAATTACAGCAAGAACCTCAGCTGCAATTGGACTAAAAAATTCGTGGACAACGCAAAAACACCCAAAGTAATACCTTGAGAATCACAAAATATACCACCATAACCTGCACAGCCTTTAAACTTGAATGAACCATCAATATTCACCTTGATCCACTTCACCATTGGAGGTTTCCTTTGAATGAACCATCAATCTTTTCGTCTTGCTTGAGAATCTGTGACGTTTTGTTTTCTCCTTTTGATTAGTTTCCAATGGACCTGCTCCCTCTTCCTCTTCGCACTTATTATGAATGAGATATTTGTCGATTTTCTTCTCAAACTTGTAAGGTGCGCACTATCAATTTACCTCTAAATTGTAATTTTAACCGATTATTTCGTAAACATTTATAATTAGTCAACTTTCCCCCTATTGTTAAATTGTAGAATTTTTCATCCATCTTTGATCGCGTAGACATCAGACAAatgtacaaaacaaaaaaagtaattttatcCCCACCAAAACCTAAATCTCTGCCGACAGAAGAGTCCTGAGCTTTGATGGATGGGTAGGTGAAATAACATAGAATTGAATATGTAAAACAAGAAGATGGATAGGGAGTTCACGGACTGCAAGAAAATGGGAACATATTTGAATCGGTTTATGGGAAGCAGCTCAAGCATTGGTACCAAGAGAATCAGAACGTTGAATCTCATCGGCGTCTTCAACTTCTGAAGGTACTGATCAGAATCAATGAGATTCCAAGAGAGGCAGTAGGCCTACCCACGCGTGCCAAAGCTCCAATCGCACCGAAACCGACCAACCAAGAGCATCGGAGACACAGGAAGGTGAAGACGACGACATTTCCTCGTCCTCCGTTATAAACCTACTATCAGAAGAGGAAAAAATGAAAGCAACAGCGTCTTGGGTGTTGGTGAGGGGTTTTTGTGATCCCATATTTCTCACTGCTGTCCATGTGACCAAGATGGAtggaatattaaataaaaattttcaaagtcAAACAAGGGAGGAAAAGTGACTAATTACAGAAGTTTAGGAATAATCGGCCAAAATTAGAATTCAGGAGGGAAATTGACAACAGTTACAAGTTCGAGGAGGAAATCGAGAAAAACTGGATGATGAGAAAACATGGTTCATAAAATCATATGATAAGAAGAAGCAATCCCCTTGTTCAGGATAACACGAGAATCCAACGGTAGAAAACCACACAACTAAGACAGCATAAGAGTTCAAGTCATCTGCAGAGAGAGATTATTATTCTTGAAAGAAACATAACTAGATAGAAGGGTAGGCAGAATTCAGAAACTCCGCATCCTCGACGAAGATCTGCAGGTTCTTCGACTTCATCAAGAAATCAACAGCTTCCTCATTGAATTCTAGCACAAACGCCCACTTGATCAGCTCCGAAAGTGCAGGTATATGTTCAGTGCACTCCCACAGCACACACTCAGATACTGCTTCGGCGAAATATGTAGCAAACTCAATGGTACTCTTTTGTCCGCCTGATTTGTCCATCTTCTGGATGAAGAATTTGGAATTCTTCCTGTCCCACCGTGTCTTACGTGTGCGTCTAACATTCAAAATTCTCCCAGAAGATAAGGGCAGATCATAACTTACAATGATTGGTTCATGCGTCTCCAATACAGCAACATTGAAAAGACCTTGGACAGCGTTTTGCCTCTTCTCCACTTCCATTTCAATGGGAGGACCAGCAAGAAATCCAAGAATCAGCCTCAGAAGTGCTTTTGCGAACACTCTTTCCCTTGAGATTATTTGTAGTTCAGCATCGTTTGCAAGAGAAAGTTCTTCCTTGTGCACAGATTCAGAAATAACACGAACGCCAATTTTCTTGTACATTTCAAGCAGCTTAGTTCGAGGCAAGGAAGCCAAGCTTGGCTGAGGGTACCAAGCAAATATCAAGTGAGAAGACTGTTCGAAAAGACACTGTAACTGAAGGTCATCGGCAATGAAAACATCTTCCTTGTTGGACAACAAGATTTCACCAGAGCCTGAATAAACTGGTACTTTCAAAAGGGCATCAGAAAGACTTTTCTCCGTCTTTAAATTCCAGTGTTTCGAAACATAAAGCCAGAACTTACAGCACTGATCATGCGACAATCCTCTTTTAGAACTTTCCCAAACTTTCCAAAGCTTCAAGTAATCATCAACCAAAGGTTGGGATCGtactctaaatgcacaacagaAGAAATTAAGCAATTTTCGCTCATAGTGTTTCTTCAAAACAGTCAACTGCAAACCAAACAGCTCATCCTTGTCATCTATAACGCATTCATCTGCACCAACCCACTCTCCATTTTTATTTCCCTTCGGAATCCAGATCTTTCGGCCAGCCTCACTATCTGGCTCCCACTTAAACTGGCTCAAGTAATTATATACTCGAACAAAGGTCGAAAATTCATCATGAAGATCAAGGTGACTGGCAATAACAGAACACCCTTGTTCCACTTCAATAGTCACCCCTATTTCAGCAAGCTCTTTCCTGTACATTAAAATTTTAGATCCATAAAATTCTTCATCAATGAAGGGTCCATCAGTCTGCTTTATGTACGAGCCAAACTTGGAATCAAACAACAAGCACATGTTGGGAGGCCTATGGCCAGCATAAGTCTTCAACCATGGTTGAGAAAGTTTCTTTAAGAACACATCAGGAAAGGAATAATCTTTCTCCTGCAATAAAATTTGCAAGCATTCCAGCAATGCTAGCACATTTTCTGGAGAAATGCGGCTCAGATTCAAAGGAATATAAAAACAAGATTCCACAAACTTGACTCCCTCCTTGAATTCCACAACCACGCCAATTCTCTTCAGTTCTTCCTTAAAATCATGAATGTTCTTGCCATAGCAACTGTCAGAATCATCAATGAATGGGAGAAGACACATCGGAGAGATAGATTCCCAACTGGAACCAAAGAGAATGCAATCTTTGGGAGATCTATAATCACCAAGGCGAGTGCGCAACCATTTTTCCTGGCGAATGCAGCTCTTAAGATCTTTAGGAAATTTAAAGGGAGTTCCCTTCAGCTTTCTGTAACACAACAGAAGTGAAGCAACATTTTCGTTGGTAATGGAAGTCGATGATGCATACCGCATGAAATATTGAGCAAATACTTTAGTGGCGTCATCAAAATCAACCACCACCCCAGTTTTCTTCAACTCATTTCTGTAGGAAAATATCCTGTCTCCATAGAAAACGTGATCAATCAATGGAAGACCACCAAAGACCTGAAGAATGCAGCCCCAGTCGGAATTCTGGTCAAACAGGAGACATTCTTCTGGACGCTTGTAACCAATGTTGGTCTTCAGGCAATTCAATTCTTTCAACGCTCTGACAAGTTTCTCAGATGAACTGGAAATATGCATGCATTCAAGCATGAATAGAACAATCTCGGGTGTCCAAGATGTCAAGCAAGAAGGTGACTTTAGGTTGTCAATGATTAGCTGGTAACTTTCACCGAACTTGACTACCGCACCAAGCAACTCAAGTTCTTTTTCGaactgaaaaatttcttcacCATAAAATCTTCCATCAATGAAAGGAATGTTACTAATCTGTGATGCAACTATCCACTCTTTGTCTGACAAAACAGAACCCACCGGAGACCTGTAGCCAAGGGACGTTTTAAGCCATTGACCTTCTTTAATACTACAGATAAAATCAGTAGAAGAAAAACAGTTGTCCCTCAAATATTTGATGAAACGGAGTATAGAAAGTACATTGCCAGAGGTTAAAGTGGAAGAAGCAGCAAGAGACATCAAATGCTTCCCCAGATATTCGCATGCTTCTCCAAACTCAAACCTGACTCCAACTCTTTTTAGCTCCTTCTTGTACTCATTAATCCTCTCACCATAATAATTCTGATCAACCAATGGGATATCAACAAACACAGAGACATTCTGCAAAATGTTTCTCGATGATGACTCAAGTAGGAATGACTGCGAAGGTGGCCTAAAACCGGAAGAGCCATTCAAAGTAACCTTCAGCCAACCACCTTCTTCTATGCACTTTGCAAAATTCTGTGAgaccaaaaaatatttatttgccAGACGACGAATCCAGTCCAAAAGCAAGAATGCATTTTCCTTAATAAGTGGTGCAGATAAAGATGATATACTATCACTGGGAGCAGGTATATAAGGAATGTCCGTAGCTGCAGTACGGATTTTAAGGAACCCTAGGAGGTTCTCCTGTGTTGTACAGTTACCAGCAAAACAGTCTGCAGCCATATAATCTTCTCCTAACTCAACGTAGCCTTCTTTCCTCCACAAATTAGAATCAGTCAGTGTTGCCCATTTGCTTCCATTGGCAGGCACAATAACCCCCTTCCTGTTTTCAATGATGTTCCCATACTTATCCACAATCACCTTCTTCCTACTTCTGATGATTTTCCCATACTTATCCACTAGCGGCATATCACCACATAATTCATTAACTTTCTTCGCTGAGATATAATGTCTGAACCAGGAAAAATACATGAAGTGGGCAAATGCAATCACAAGCTTCCGCTCATTAAGTGAATTGTCAAGGAGATCCTTTGCATATTCATTTACACTCACGAAACGAACCTTAACTTGATCTAAAAGCCATTTCTCCAATGCCCCCTTCCTAGAGCAAGACTGGATAGCTTCCTGTGTAGTTTTTGGCATAAAGAGAAGCCTACCGGCAGGTAGAAACTCCTTGTTCCAATCAATCAGCCATGAAACATGATCAGAATCACAGGATATGCAAACCTTACTATCACCACTCTGGATTGCACTTATGCGGCACAAAGATTCGGTTCCATAACCTGAACATTTTATTAGTGGTACTTTCTTGATGCTGGTCTGGAAAATTTTATTCAGCCAGTTATCAGAAATAAATAGTAGAAGCTCCAAATAGACGTCTTCGGACACCCTAGTTACCAGACCGAAAGTCCCCTTGATGAATTTAGCATACCATTCGCTGTTTACGGGTTCAACACCAAGGAAACTCAGTATGTGATCATACTCCACCTGGTCAAATGCATAAGACAGAACATATCTTCCATGAGATGAGAGATTAATCAAGCTTATCCCTTGATCCCTCGCCATCCTCAAAATATTCCAAAAATCCGGCTTTAACCTACCCACTTCACGAGGCTTGTGAAAGAATTTCTGCTCCTTGTGGGGCTCGCTAGGTACAATGTCTTCTGCAACAAGTTTTGCTTTAATTGACTCCCTAACAACATTCAGTTCTTCAAAGGAAGAGCTATGGACAGGCAGGAACTGGAACATATAAGGCAAACTAGACACTGGAGCATCGTCTATCGATCTAACAAGCGCAATAAATGAATTGACAAATGTAGTTGATACACAGTCAAGAATCCCCTTATTCCATTTGTTGTCTAGGAGTATTGTTTCCCTTGATGATGAAAGAAGAAAATCAGCTTGAATTATGAAGGGAAAGTTTGTCACCATCTCCGTTGGTAGGAAGGCGTAGACACCGGCACATGTGTTCATTCCTCTACGAAGGCGTTTCCCAATTGGAAATGCAAGCGTGATCACCCACTCTTCTACCTCATTTCTCTGTTCAACTCGGTATTCCTGCTTGACAGGAAACTTTTGCTTCCACATATAATAGCTGCATTCTTTTTCAACCTCATCACAATTTTCTTCTGCAGACAAATGGAGGGTGTAGGATTGGGCATCAATGTTCCTCCTCGTCACAAATTCAGTCTCACTCGCAATCTTAATTGCACTTAcattgtttttccttggatcctCGTTGTCTTCGCGGATTGAGAGCCGCTTTATCTTTGAAAGAAACAATAGAACCTCAGGGTGAATGCTAGAGAGCTGCTGCTTCACAGCTTGGAACTTGTCTGCCTTCAAAGGTAAGATCAGTGTTGTGGTTGGAAGGGCAGAACCGGAACCATAAATCTTTTTTATGTCTAAAAGAGTAGGATTTGCATCAACCCATTCCGGAACTATGTAGCCAACATTGCAGTGTGCACAGGGCTCTTCACTGAACCTTATTTGATAACCGTTACTGAAAATGTAGGGGTGTTTAGTGATGAGAAACACACTTTTAAACCCTATACCTGTATGGTGTATAAACAGAAATTCGGCCAAATTAGCAAAACGAAAAAATAGCAAGACATTCAAACAGCCAACAAAAACTTAATTCAGAACGCATAAGAAACATGAGATAGGCATGATATCAAAGCAGTATTGCTATTTTATGAATCcaataaaagtaaataattcTTTGGTATAAATTACATGTCAAGATTGAGAAGTCCTTTTTCTTTAGTTTCTTGTTGTTTATAAACAGCAATGGCAAGACTGCAACACTCTGAAGGGCTAATATCACCTAACCCTCTACTTTAtttgtataacaaaaatattGATACATGGTTAATAGTCATAAACTCAAAAGGAAAAGGACTGGCATGCAGAATATATAGAAGCATCTCGTGTATATAATGCAAACGTACCTTTCTCCCCAATGTAGCCGCGCTTCCTGTTGCCTTTCTTGGTGGAACGTCCAACACTGCAAATGGACTCGAtgttctttggtgaaaacccaTTCTCATTGTTGAAAACAATTAAAGTAGCAGGAGCCCCCGCGGCTGTTATATCCCGGGAAGTTATGACAAACTCAAGTGATGGATCAACCCCTTCTGGGTACTCATTATCTTCTGCATTCTGCAAAATAAGTAGTATACTATTAATCATTGGTTCATATATTCAAATAGCTACTGTCTAAGGTAATacacaaacacactaaaacacacaaGCATGTAGGAAATCACACAATCAATCTCTTATGTCGTTAGACTATTGATTACTATGCGGTAGTGCCAAGAAAGAAATAACACACCAaagggaagaagagaaaatatatttcaCGTTGGATTGATTTGACTGGAGGAATAAATACTCCCTTTATAGACTTCATCATACATTTTCCAGAGTGTTATAAGACTTCTGTTAATGGTCCCATATAGAAGGGTATAATCCTTATGATAAGTCATACTTCTTATTAGACCCTTCGGTTAAGTGCTATGAGACCGATACGACAATATGATACGACACAACACAACATGGCACTACGAAAAATCTCTAAATGTAACATACGATATGCCTAGATAGgcaattaaaattatataataatatataaaaatatataatttagaaCATATTTTGATAACACAACAAATCGATTTCATCATCCAGATCTAACGATTTATTGGAGAAGGAAAGTTGGAAATCTAATTCACTTGATATATATAGAATAAGTGTGAGAGTCGTATTCATAGTTTCAATTAGAGGCAAACTCTTCATATTCATCAGATTTTATATAAACCTCCGACCTCCGTCTCCTATTAATTGTTACCTTTTAATTTCTTATCTGAAAGTGTAAACTTATCCTAAAAGTATGATACTTGTATCCCAAACGTGAGATACGTGTATCTATTAAGTCAAAGTCATATCCATTGATCATGATGCGTACCACGAGTATTCGAGAGTATTCGACAATTATGGAATACGGAACACGCTACCAAAGTAAAGTATCCGTACATCATAGGTCAAGTGTATCAGTACACCATTCCTATGGTGCACCTTCATACATTAAATACACACATAGTAAAGCGGAGATCATCATGATCATATTCCAACATacacatattttattttaaaaaaatgaattgaaaccTGGATGAGTTCCATGAGGAAGTGAACATCCTTAGCGTAGAGTTCAGCAGAGAGATTCTTAACAGCCTGGTGAAGATCCTCATTCAAAGGGTTGAGTTTTTCTTCTCCGATGGAGAACTTTCCTTTGCGTATTTCTTCTATGTGCTCTCTCGGCGTCGCCATTTTCGGTACGGTCTACCGGCGATCACAAAGCCACGGCCACCTTTTCAGTTACAGAGAGATTAACAGAATAAAGCAATAGAGAGAGCAAGCAGGCAGAGTCTAACAGAGCAAGTAAACGAGAGTAAAAAGAGACAGGTGACGTTGGAAAGGAAAATGATGTTTACGTATAAAGGTGGTTATTGTGCTTTGTTTGTAAATTAGATATAAAAAGTTAGTCGGCCTAGCGATATTATTTTGGTACCGATTAatggaattttaaaattttaataatgcataattaatttTGAGAACTGTTATTAGAACTTTCAAAATCCTATTTTgtatttaataaatatatatttctttttaaatatagaaagttcaTAAtacaaaatgagaattttggaataACAACCCCTTTAACTtggccaagaaaaaaaaaagaatatcaatTCCTTTAACTTGGAATAACAATTCCTTATTAGaactttttttcatttgttttcctATGATTCAATGCAAAAGTGCAAACGGATGAAAGGTAAAACTGCTCaatgaatgaaagaaaaagtGAACATTACTTTAGTTTAGTTACACTACAATTTCAATTGTGAATTTCATTTTAAAGAAAAGATAATGttaaagagattaaattttgtaaattaagtgagatagaagttgatgattagattattacttaagcgttaataaacgtgctcattcttATTATTAACACatcatcatttagtttgcaaatttagtctaccaatttaatctttctagcattacccttaaaGAAAAAATGAACATTGAGTCTAAACTCATGACTACTTTTACTAATTTCAAATCTAAGAAATTAAAATGAAGAGTCATGCAAATTTCACAGATTATTTTGCCTAAAATgcttaataattttatttttgttggttattttatttatgttttttgtgAGGatgataatataataatattttatttactaaCATACGCAAATGAACCTGCTTTAGGAAGATCAATGATTCaatgctaaaaaaaaattaaaaaaaaaaaaaaaaaaaacgaaaagtgtttaaaaactttaagttttaatgataagaataaaataaagagtaaagtaaatagtaccggtattaattttttagtataaaaatacgatttttcataaaaataaacagtacttgaaatttttcgttaaaattttcaacaaaaaaaatgataaaactaaGGCTTTAAAAGACGCTAAGCAATGCAGACCGATTAAattgtgtttctttttctttccaagTTTTGTAAAAT encodes the following:
- the LOC137711025 gene encoding uncharacterized protein — encoded protein: MATPREHIEEIRKGKFSIGEEKLNPLNEDLHQAVKNLSAELYAKDVHFLMELIQNAEDNEYPEGVDPSLEFVITSRDITAAGAPATLIVFNNENGFSPKNIESICSVGRSTKKGNRKRGYIGEKGIGFKSVFLITKHPYIFSNGYQIRFSEEPCAHCNVGYIVPEWVDANPTLLDIKKIYGSGSALPTTTLILPLKADKFQAVKQQLSSIHPEVLLFLSKIKRLSIREDNEDPRKNNVSAIKIASETEFVTRRNIDAQSYTLHLSAEENCDEVEKECSYYMWKQKFPVKQEYRVEQRNEVEEWVITLAFPIGKRLRRGMNTCAGVYAFLPTEMVTNFPFIIQADFLLSSSRETILLDNKWNKGILDCVSTTFVNSFIALVRSIDDAPVSSLPYMFQFLPVHSSSFEELNVVRESIKAKLVAEDIVPSEPHKEQKFFHKPREVGRLKPDFWNILRMARDQGISLINLSSHGRYVLSYAFDQVEYDHILSFLGVEPVNSEWYAKFIKGTFGLVTRVSEDVYLELLLFISDNWLNKIFQTSIKKVPLIKCSGYGTESLCRISAIQSGDSKVCISCDSDHVSWLIDWNKEFLPAGRLLFMPKTTQEAIQSCSRKGALEKWLLDQVKVRFVSVNEYAKDLLDNSLNERKLVIAFAHFMYFSWFRHYISAKKVNELCGDMPLVDKYGKIIRSRKKVIVDKYGNIIENRKGVIVPANGSKWATLTDSNLWRKEGYVELGEDYMAADCFAGNCTTQENLLGFLKIRTAATDIPYIPAPSDSISSLSAPLIKENAFLLLDWIRRLANKYFLVSQNFAKCIEEGGWLKVTLNGSSGFRPPSQSFLLESSSRNILQNVSVFVDIPLVDQNYYGERINEYKKELKRVGVRFEFGEACEYLGKHLMSLAASSTLTSGNVLSILRFIKYLRDNCFSSTDFICSIKEGQWLKTSLGYRSPVGSVLSDKEWIVASQISNIPFIDGRFYGEEIFQFEKELELLGAVVKFGESYQLIIDNLKSPSCLTSWTPEIVLFMLECMHISSSSEKLVRALKELNCLKTNIGYKRPEECLLFDQNSDWGCILQVFGGLPLIDHVFYGDRIFSYRNELKKTGVVVDFDDATKVFAQYFMRYASSTSITNENVASLLLCYRKLKGTPFKFPKDLKSCIRQEKWLRTRLGDYRSPKDCILFGSSWESISPMCLLPFIDDSDSCYGKNIHDFKEELKRIGVVVEFKEGVKFVESCFYIPLNLSRISPENVLALLECLQILLQEKDYSFPDVFLKKLSQPWLKTYAGHRPPNMCLLFDSKFGSYIKQTDGPFIDEEFYGSKILMYRKELAEIGVTIEVEQGCSVIASHLDLHDEFSTFVRVYNYLSQFKWEPDSEAGRKIWIPKGNKNGEWVGADECVIDDKDELFGLQLTVLKKHYERKLLNFFCCAFRVRSQPLVDDYLKLWKVWESSKRGLSHDQCCKFWLYVSKHWNLKTEKSLSDALLKVPVYSGSGEILLSNKEDVFIADDLQLQCLFEQSSHLIFAWYPQPSLASLPRTKLLEMYKKIGVRVISESVHKEELSLANDAELQIISRERVFAKALLRLILGFLAGPPIEMEVEKRQNAVQGLFNVAVLETHEPIIVSYDLPLSSGRILNVRRTRKTRWDRKNSKFFIQKMDKSGGQKSTIEFATYFAEAVSECVLWECTEHIPALSELIKWAFVLEFNEEAVDFLMKSKNLQIFVEDAEFLNSAYPSI